In bacterium, one DNA window encodes the following:
- a CDS encoding iron-sulfur cluster assembly accessory protein, giving the protein MEQFVNITTRRPMRAVTLTDGAVAKVRELLVSEGDPALALRMAVRPGGCSGFSYEMFFDSDRSEADVVEEFEGLYVVVDRQSVDLLRGSTLDYQDGLMGAGFAINNPNVSRSCGCGNSFS; this is encoded by the coding sequence ATGGAACAGTTCGTCAACATCACCACGCGCCGACCGATGAGGGCGGTCACGCTGACCGATGGAGCGGTCGCCAAGGTGCGTGAACTGCTGGTCTCCGAGGGGGACCCGGCCCTAGCCCTGCGCATGGCCGTCCGCCCCGGAGGGTGTTCCGGCTTCTCCTACGAGATGTTCTTCGACTCTGACAGATCCGAGGCCGACGTAGTCGAGGAGTTCGAGGGCCTCTACGTGGTGGTGGACCGCCAGAGCGTGGACCTGTTGCGCGGCTCGACCCTGGACTACCAGGACGGCCTCATGGGGGCGGGTTTCGCCATCAACAACCCGAACGTCAGCAGGTCGTGCGGTTGCGGCAATAGCTTTAGCTAG
- a CDS encoding ankyrin repeat domain-containing protein, with translation MESCATRPGQEDRLLCALRAIRSGDADGLRAALDTDPEAVTLAVGGNTLLELMTQPEAGPASPELVDVLIDAGSELDRALNLAACWNLADLCSQLLAAGADPTARADAGITPLESAAMHSSTQAADVLVQHGLHRQTLWLAAAAGLLPMVREWVATDGSLLADPGPYRPDWADVGRPVGCPPTDDPAEVVNEALVLAAANDRKEVVDYLLGTGVDVDARPYRNTTALHFAIQFGRLDMVRHLLRQGASVTIEDDTYRSDAAGWAQACESGSEDGTEIHRLVSAARSIRP, from the coding sequence GTGGAGTCATGCGCAACACGTCCGGGCCAGGAGGATCGGCTGCTCTGCGCTCTTCGAGCCATTCGATCCGGCGACGCGGACGGGCTTCGAGCGGCTCTCGACACCGACCCGGAGGCGGTGACCCTCGCGGTGGGTGGCAACACGTTGCTTGAATTGATGACGCAACCCGAAGCCGGACCTGCTTCACCCGAACTAGTCGACGTGCTGATCGACGCCGGCTCCGAACTGGATCGGGCCTTGAATCTCGCTGCCTGCTGGAACCTGGCGGATCTGTGCTCCCAACTCCTAGCGGCCGGCGCCGACCCTACCGCCCGAGCCGACGCCGGCATCACGCCGCTGGAGTCGGCCGCCATGCACAGTTCCACCCAGGCCGCCGACGTGCTGGTCCAGCATGGACTCCACCGGCAAACGCTGTGGCTGGCCGCGGCTGCGGGCCTGCTGCCGATGGTCAGGGAGTGGGTGGCGACCGACGGTTCGTTGCTGGCGGACCCGGGCCCCTACCGGCCGGACTGGGCCGACGTGGGCAGACCCGTGGGCTGTCCGCCGACCGATGACCCGGCCGAAGTCGTGAATGAGGCCTTGGTGCTCGCCGCGGCCAACGACCGGAAGGAGGTCGTCGACTACCTCCTGGGAACGGGGGTGGATGTCGACGCGCGCCCGTACCGGAATACGACCGCGTTGCACTTCGCCATCCAATTCGGCCGACTCGATATGGTGCGGCATCTTCTCCGTCAGGGGGCATCCGTCACCATCGAGGATGACACGTACCGTTCGGACGCCGCCGGTTGGGCGCAGGCGTGCGAGAGTGGTAGCGAGGACGGGACCGAGATCCACCGACTGGTCAGCGCGGCCCGTTCAATCCGCCCGTAG
- a CDS encoding FAD-binding oxidoreductase: protein MSLASSTDGVSGLPTATPETIEEAAGLMANLPAGGDRIRIHGGGSHRGIGYPVTSDVVLSTSRLDRVVAWEPDDLTVVVEAGVLVEELEQMLASKGQTALLPEQPGTGTVGGAIATAISGWRRYRYGPIRDRVLETTLVSSDGRVVTAGGRVVKNVTGYDIPRLATGSLGAMGLIARVCLKLWPVPQASATVPVESPEEALEVAYRPLAVLETREGTAVFLGGTPEEVSGQAAALGAIPTPGLNWPDHPSGAVRFSVRTPPSSLRGIVDGLDPGWTYLAQFGVGEVTVGADEVDLEELGELRGRAESLGGALLMLDAPQSVAGAFDPWGTPPPSIEIQRRVVNLFDPGRRINRGILPGRI, encoded by the coding sequence TTGAGCCTCGCCAGCTCGACGGACGGGGTCTCGGGCCTACCGACCGCCACGCCCGAGACCATCGAGGAGGCGGCCGGCCTGATGGCCAACCTGCCGGCCGGAGGAGACCGCATCCGGATCCACGGCGGTGGCTCCCACCGGGGCATCGGATACCCGGTGACCTCCGACGTGGTCCTTTCCACGTCCCGGCTGGATCGCGTGGTGGCGTGGGAGCCGGACGACCTGACCGTGGTGGTGGAGGCCGGGGTGCTGGTCGAGGAACTCGAGCAGATGCTGGCGTCGAAGGGCCAGACCGCCCTGCTGCCCGAGCAACCTGGAACCGGCACGGTGGGCGGCGCGATCGCCACCGCCATATCCGGATGGCGGCGTTACCGGTACGGCCCGATCCGGGACCGGGTGCTGGAGACGACCCTGGTGTCCAGCGATGGGCGGGTGGTCACCGCCGGCGGCCGGGTGGTGAAGAACGTGACCGGGTACGACATTCCCCGCCTCGCCACCGGCTCGCTCGGAGCCATGGGCCTGATCGCCCGGGTCTGCCTCAAGTTATGGCCGGTCCCACAGGCATCCGCGACCGTGCCCGTGGAGTCCCCCGAAGAGGCGCTCGAGGTGGCCTATCGGCCTCTGGCCGTATTGGAGACCCGGGAGGGCACCGCCGTATTCCTCGGAGGCACCCCCGAGGAGGTGTCAGGCCAGGCTGCCGCGCTGGGCGCCATACCCACCCCGGGGCTCAACTGGCCGGACCATCCGTCCGGAGCGGTTCGCTTCTCGGTGCGGACCCCGCCTTCGTCCCTGCGTGGCATCGTCGATGGGCTCGACCCGGGCTGGACGTACCTGGCTCAATTCGGAGTCGGCGAGGTAACGGTTGGCGCCGACGAGGTCGACCTCGAGGAACTCGGCGAGTTGAGGGGCCGGGCCGAGTCCCTCGGAGGGGCTCTGTTGATGCTGGACGCGCCCCAATCGGTAGCCGGGGCGTTCGACCCGTGGGGAACGCCGCCCCCATCGATCGAGATCCAGCGGCGAGTCGTCAACCTGTTCGATCCCGGCCGCAGGATCAACCGGGGCATCCTGCCGGGCCGGATCTGA
- a CDS encoding FAD-binding protein, with protein MRSLELELRRRLGDEQVASDPLDLYVFGKDSGLVRGEPGLVVFPRSTGEVATIMRLAGRHGVPVVPRGSGTGLAGGAVTTGPHVLLVTTRMNRIGPVDVENRCVWVQPGVINLDLSIHTTPFGLHYAPDPSSQSVCTIGGNVANNSGGPHCLAEGTTVNHVLAMEIVTPDGDIVPIGGPAPDPTGLDIRGLMVGSEGTLGIVTDVLVNLLPNPPASRTILLAFPEVQNAAATVSGIIANGLIPAALEMMDQPMTIAVERFANAGFPTESAAVLIAEVTGHPSAVDAEAELVRRLAVSHRATLTRIASDEAERKRIWLGRKSAFGAIAQMNPDYYLHDTVVPRTRLVEAIEETYAISKRHGIPMLNVFHAGDGNLHPLMSFDASVPGVMERVDAAGRDLIEMCVAIGGSLSGEHGIGMEKRDYMPLVFDEMGLDAQARIREAFDPDGRLNPGKIVPQGSRCFDFGRPPPVGVWV; from the coding sequence GTGCGATCCCTCGAACTCGAGCTCCGTCGCCGGCTCGGTGACGAGCAGGTGGCCTCCGATCCGCTCGACCTGTACGTCTTCGGCAAGGATTCCGGACTGGTACGCGGCGAGCCGGGACTGGTGGTCTTCCCCCGCAGTACCGGCGAGGTAGCCACGATCATGCGCCTGGCCGGGCGTCACGGCGTGCCGGTGGTGCCGCGCGGCTCGGGAACCGGCCTGGCAGGTGGAGCGGTCACCACCGGGCCCCACGTGCTGCTGGTCACAACCCGCATGAACCGTATCGGCCCCGTCGATGTCGAGAACAGGTGCGTCTGGGTACAGCCCGGGGTCATCAACCTGGACCTCAGCATCCACACCACCCCGTTCGGCCTCCACTACGCGCCCGATCCCTCATCCCAGTCGGTCTGCACGATCGGGGGCAACGTGGCCAACAACTCGGGGGGACCGCACTGCCTGGCCGAGGGAACCACCGTCAACCACGTGCTGGCGATGGAGATAGTGACGCCGGACGGCGACATCGTGCCGATAGGCGGGCCGGCGCCGGATCCGACCGGACTCGACATACGAGGGTTGATGGTGGGCTCCGAGGGCACGCTGGGCATCGTCACCGACGTCCTGGTGAACCTGCTGCCGAACCCGCCCGCGTCCCGCACCATCCTGCTGGCCTTTCCCGAGGTGCAGAACGCGGCCGCCACCGTGTCGGGAATCATCGCCAACGGGCTGATCCCGGCAGCCCTCGAGATGATGGACCAGCCGATGACGATCGCGGTGGAGCGTTTTGCGAATGCCGGCTTTCCAACCGAGTCGGCGGCCGTGCTGATCGCCGAGGTGACCGGACATCCGTCAGCGGTGGACGCCGAGGCCGAGCTGGTGCGCCGGCTGGCCGTCTCCCATCGGGCCACCCTGACCCGGATAGCCTCCGACGAGGCCGAACGGAAGCGGATCTGGTTGGGTCGCAAGTCGGCCTTCGGCGCCATCGCCCAGATGAATCCCGACTATTACCTGCACGACACGGTGGTACCCCGGACCCGGCTTGTGGAAGCCATAGAAGAGACCTATGCCATCTCGAAGCGTCACGGCATCCCGATGCTGAACGTCTTCCATGCCGGTGACGGCAACCTGCACCCGCTCATGTCGTTCGATGCTTCCGTGCCAGGGGTCATGGAGCGGGTGGACGCTGCCGGGAGAGACCTCATCGAGATGTGCGTAGCCATCGGCGGTTCGCTGTCCGGTGAGCACGGCATCGGCATGGAGAAGCGGGATTACATGCCCCTGGTCTTCGACGAGATGGGCCTCGATGCCCAGGCGCGCATCCGCGAGGCTTTCGATCCCGACGGAAGGCTGAACCCCGGCAAGATCGTGCCACAGGGCTCACGATGCTTCGACTTCGGCCGTCCGCCACCGGTGGGGGTCTGGGTTTGA
- a CDS encoding glutamine synthetase beta-grasp domain-containing protein: protein MAYRAMYIWSDGTDPTPLLRSKTNVLKDGEEPGIWGFDGSSTNQAPGGDSDVVLRPVKTVPDPIRGGDDILVLSECLTPDLEPHPTNTRAACVAAYEKYADFNPIFGLEQEYTFITMMDPTASQYYGPPPGFPLGGYPAPQGPYYCSVGANRAFGRPVVDAHSQACIDAGLSIEGTNAEVMPGQWEYQIGPLPPVEVSDQILIARWMIERIAEDYGLQVTLHPKPVLGDWNGAGCHTNVSTRQMMENYDAVIAACEALGANAQEHVKNYGADIEMRLTGAHETQRYDQFNYAVSDRGASVRIPWTTYKNQRGYIEDRRPNSNCDPYLVTRLIMETICGAASS, encoded by the coding sequence ATGGCTTACAGAGCGATGTATATCTGGTCGGACGGGACCGATCCGACCCCGCTCCTGCGGTCGAAGACCAACGTGCTCAAGGACGGCGAAGAGCCGGGCATCTGGGGCTTCGACGGATCAAGCACCAACCAGGCGCCCGGAGGCGACTCGGATGTGGTGCTCAGGCCGGTGAAGACCGTTCCCGACCCGATCAGGGGCGGCGACGACATTCTCGTGCTCTCCGAGTGCCTGACGCCCGACCTCGAACCCCACCCCACCAATACCCGGGCCGCCTGCGTGGCAGCCTACGAGAAGTACGCCGACTTCAACCCGATCTTCGGATTGGAGCAGGAATACACCTTCATCACGATGATGGATCCGACGGCCAGCCAGTACTACGGACCCCCGCCGGGGTTCCCGCTCGGCGGGTATCCGGCCCCCCAGGGCCCGTACTACTGCTCCGTGGGCGCCAATCGCGCCTTCGGGAGGCCCGTGGTGGATGCGCACAGCCAGGCCTGCATCGACGCCGGCCTGTCGATCGAGGGCACCAACGCCGAAGTGATGCCGGGGCAGTGGGAATACCAGATCGGGCCGCTGCCGCCCGTCGAGGTATCCGACCAGATCCTGATCGCCCGCTGGATGATCGAGCGGATCGCCGAGGACTACGGCCTCCAGGTGACCCTGCATCCGAAGCCGGTACTGGGTGACTGGAACGGCGCCGGATGCCACACCAACGTCTCGACTCGCCAGATGATGGAGAACTACGACGCCGTCATCGCCGCTTGCGAGGCTCTGGGCGCCAACGCGCAGGAGCACGTCAAGAACTACGGCGCCGACATCGAGATGCGGTTGACCGGGGCCCACGAGACCCAGCGCTACGACCAGTTCAACTACGCGGTGTCCGACCGGGGCGCATCCGTGAGGATCCCCTGGACCACCTACAAGAACCAGAGGGGCTACATCGAGGATCGCCGTCCCAACTCGAACTGCGATCCCTACCTGGTTACCCGCCTGATCATGGAGACCATCTGCGGAGCGGCCTCCTCCTGA
- a CDS encoding (Fe-S)-binding protein produces MSWVTPHAPRPDELSSCIQCGLCLPSCPTFRLTGLETASPRGRLTAMSAVAAGRPVDGRFEEIMGACLQCRACEVVCPSFVPFGRAMEGARAEIAAQTSGIDRRLRRLVTARLLRSRMAVRFGTLAASIAQSLRLTRLAPRRIRGNVAGLRPLKGRPPSIVGRTRTAEGEKRGVAALLAGCVMDAWFGDVHTATLELLAAAGWEVVSPRGQTCCGALAAHDGWADDTRKMASVNMAAFRDVDLVVVNSAGCGAHMKEYDHWVDDGEQLAARVADVNEVVAEAIADGRLPRLSTDGGLVAVQDPCHLRHVQRITDQPRTILAAAGLTAVEIDPNGLCCGAAGIYSLLEPEMSRRLGSSKAEQVEATGASLVASANPGCEIQLRTYLSQLGHEARVAHPVELYWEALQRAERRAAVR; encoded by the coding sequence ATGAGCTGGGTCACCCCTCACGCGCCACGCCCGGACGAACTCTCCTCATGCATCCAGTGCGGGCTGTGCCTGCCCAGCTGCCCTACCTTCCGGCTGACCGGACTCGAGACCGCCTCGCCGCGGGGACGGCTGACCGCCATGTCGGCGGTGGCCGCCGGAAGACCCGTGGACGGCCGCTTCGAGGAGATCATGGGGGCATGCCTGCAGTGCCGTGCCTGCGAGGTCGTGTGCCCATCGTTCGTGCCGTTCGGCCGGGCCATGGAGGGCGCCAGGGCCGAGATAGCCGCCCAGACCTCGGGAATCGACCGCCGGCTCCGGCGGCTGGTGACGGCCCGCCTGCTGCGTAGCCGGATGGCGGTTCGATTCGGGACGCTGGCCGCTTCGATCGCCCAGTCACTCCGGCTCACCAGGCTGGCGCCGCGCCGGATCCGGGGCAACGTGGCGGGGCTCCGACCGCTCAAGGGGAGGCCTCCCTCGATCGTGGGGAGGACCAGGACCGCGGAGGGGGAGAAACGGGGGGTGGCCGCTCTGTTGGCCGGTTGCGTCATGGACGCCTGGTTCGGAGACGTCCACACCGCCACCCTCGAGCTGCTGGCGGCGGCGGGGTGGGAGGTCGTCTCGCCCAGGGGCCAGACCTGTTGCGGGGCGCTCGCCGCGCATGACGGCTGGGCGGATGACACCCGGAAGATGGCCTCCGTGAACATGGCGGCCTTCCGGGATGTGGATCTGGTGGTCGTCAATTCGGCCGGATGCGGGGCCCATATGAAGGAGTACGACCATTGGGTTGACGACGGGGAGCAACTTGCCGCCAGGGTGGCCGATGTGAACGAGGTGGTGGCGGAGGCGATCGCCGACGGGAGGCTTCCCCGACTGAGCACCGATGGCGGCCTGGTGGCGGTACAGGACCCATGCCATCTCCGGCACGTGCAGCGGATTACCGACCAGCCCCGGACAATCCTGGCCGCGGCCGGGCTGACCGCTGTCGAGATCGACCCGAACGGCCTGTGTTGTGGCGCGGCTGGCATCTACAGCCTGCTGGAACCTGAGATGTCACGCCGCCTGGGCTCCTCGAAGGCGGAACAGGTGGAGGCGACGGGAGCTTCTCTCGTAGCCAGTGCCAATCCGGGATGCGAGATCCAACTGCGCACCTACTTGAGCCAACTCGGGCATGAGGCCCGGGTGGCTCATCCGGTGGAGCTCTACTGGGAGGCTCTGCAGCGGGCGGAGAGACGGGCAGCCGTCCGGTGA
- the argS gene encoding arginine--tRNA ligase, with translation MSLLSDLTRIVAAGFESAGLDASFGAVQVSDRPDLGQFQCNGALAAARSAARDPRSIAGQVVTQIEGDRRLASVSIAGPGFINLTVTGRTLAGYVDAMAGDGRLGVPAVGLPLNVIVDYAGPNVAKAMHVGHLRATIIGDTIKRLFRFAGHEVLGDAHFGDWGLQMGMLIVATRRRHPDLAHFDGTYEGPYEEPLSITLADLQEWYPDMARQVAEDEEVATEARRATTDLQSGRPGYVALWEHFVRVSRASQEQDFSDLGVEFDLWYGESTVRDLLRPMVDGTLARGIAVRSAGAVVIEVSRPDDKAEITPLVLETSHGAFLYGTTDVATIQMRVSELGADLILYVVDSRQSYHLEQVFRAARRAGLSGGAAMEHIGFGTMNGPDGTPFKTREGGVLRLGDLIDMVTNAAAARLEESDLAALYPGAERAVIARQVGIAALKFGDLVNNRTSNYVFDVRRFTALEGKTGPYLQMAAVRMDSILARAARRGLAPGAILAPQHETETRLLLRLLQLPEVIDRAMDLRAPNHLAEFAYEVAADFSRFYEACHILTEPDPRLQSSWLGTVRTSRRVLDLLLDLLGIEVPARM, from the coding sequence ATGAGCCTTCTCTCGGATCTGACCAGGATCGTTGCGGCCGGTTTCGAATCCGCCGGTCTGGACGCCTCGTTCGGAGCCGTCCAGGTCTCGGATCGTCCCGACCTAGGACAGTTCCAGTGCAACGGCGCGCTGGCTGCCGCTCGAAGCGCCGCTCGCGACCCGCGTTCCATAGCCGGGCAGGTGGTGACACAGATCGAAGGCGACCGCAGGCTCGCCTCGGTGTCGATCGCCGGGCCGGGTTTCATCAACCTGACCGTGACCGGCCGGACCCTGGCCGGCTACGTGGACGCCATGGCGGGGGACGGGAGGTTGGGCGTGCCCGCGGTCGGACTCCCCCTCAATGTGATAGTGGACTATGCGGGGCCGAATGTCGCCAAGGCGATGCATGTCGGGCACCTTCGGGCCACGATCATCGGAGACACGATCAAGCGCCTCTTCCGTTTCGCGGGACACGAGGTGTTGGGAGACGCCCACTTCGGTGACTGGGGCCTCCAGATGGGCATGCTCATCGTGGCCACCCGCCGGCGACATCCGGACCTGGCCCACTTCGACGGAACCTACGAGGGTCCCTACGAAGAGCCCCTCTCCATCACGCTGGCCGATCTCCAGGAGTGGTATCCGGACATGGCCCGCCAGGTGGCGGAGGACGAGGAGGTGGCCACCGAAGCCCGGCGGGCCACCACCGATCTCCAGTCGGGCCGGCCCGGGTACGTGGCCCTCTGGGAACACTTCGTCCGGGTGTCCCGCGCCTCCCAGGAGCAGGACTTCTCCGACCTGGGGGTGGAGTTCGACCTCTGGTACGGGGAGAGCACGGTCCGGGACCTGCTCCGACCGATGGTGGATGGGACCCTCGCCCGGGGGATTGCGGTCCGGTCGGCTGGAGCGGTGGTGATCGAAGTGAGCCGGCCTGACGACAAGGCCGAGATCACGCCCCTCGTGCTGGAGACCTCCCACGGGGCCTTCCTATACGGCACCACCGACGTGGCCACCATCCAGATGAGGGTCTCGGAACTGGGGGCGGACCTAATCCTCTACGTGGTCGACTCTCGCCAGTCCTACCACCTCGAGCAGGTGTTCCGGGCCGCCCGCCGGGCCGGCCTGTCCGGAGGGGCAGCCATGGAGCACATCGGATTCGGAACCATGAACGGGCCTGATGGCACACCCTTCAAGACACGGGAGGGCGGTGTGCTCAGGTTGGGAGACCTGATCGACATGGTCACGAACGCCGCGGCGGCCCGTCTGGAAGAGTCGGATCTGGCAGCCCTCTATCCCGGGGCCGAACGAGCGGTGATAGCGCGTCAGGTCGGGATCGCCGCCCTCAAGTTCGGCGACCTGGTCAACAACCGTACGTCCAACTACGTCTTCGACGTGCGCCGCTTCACCGCGCTGGAAGGTAAGACCGGTCCCTACCTGCAGATGGCGGCCGTGCGCATGGATTCGATCCTTGCCCGGGCCGCTCGCCGGGGATTGGCGCCGGGCGCCATCCTGGCGCCGCAGCACGAGACGGAGACCAGGCTCCTGCTACGGCTCCTCCAGCTACCCGAGGTGATCGACCGGGCCATGGACCTGCGCGCCCCCAACCACCTGGCTGAGTTCGCCTACGAGGTTGCCGCCGACTTCAGTCGCTTCTACGAGGCCTGCCACATCCTGACCGAGCCCGACCCCCGACTGCAGTCCTCGTGGTTGGGGACGGTCCGGACCTCCCGCCGCGTGCTGGATCTCCTGCTCGACCTGCTGGGTATCGAAGTTCCGGCTCGCATGTAG
- a CDS encoding class I SAM-dependent methyltransferase yields the protein MRPGDHVESSGRAPTASYRESGTVEAWNERYASRGMVWGTEPNRFLAAYATGLTPRRVLDLGCGQGRNAVWLATQGHRVTGVDLSPVAVEQARRMAGDRTVDVLFEVADVVEDWTPPPGAFDLVVLSYLQLAPHDRRVAHAKAAEAVAPGGTVWLIAHHSDNITDGFGGPQHPEVLFDEKALAADFGQLELLRNEKVFREVEGEDGVVRVAHDILLVATKAARPDG from the coding sequence ATGCGGCCCGGCGACCATGTCGAATCATCGGGTCGGGCGCCAACCGCTTCCTATCGCGAGAGCGGCACCGTGGAGGCGTGGAACGAGCGCTACGCGAGCAGAGGCATGGTGTGGGGAACCGAGCCCAACCGGTTCCTCGCCGCTTACGCAACCGGGCTCACCCCTCGCCGGGTCCTTGACCTCGGGTGTGGGCAGGGACGCAACGCCGTGTGGCTGGCCACCCAAGGCCATCGGGTCACCGGGGTCGACCTATCCCCGGTGGCCGTGGAACAGGCCCGCCGGATGGCGGGAGACCGCACGGTGGATGTGCTCTTCGAGGTGGCGGACGTGGTGGAGGACTGGACGCCGCCGCCGGGCGCCTTCGACCTGGTGGTTCTCTCGTACCTGCAGCTCGCGCCACATGACCGCCGGGTGGCTCATGCCAAGGCCGCGGAAGCCGTGGCTCCCGGGGGGACGGTCTGGCTGATCGCCCATCACTCCGACAACATCACGGACGGGTTCGGAGGACCCCAGCATCCGGAGGTGTTGTTCGACGAGAAGGCTCTCGCCGCCGATTTCGGCCAGTTGGAGTTGTTGCGGAACGAGAAGGTCTTCCGTGAAGTGGAGGGCGAGGACGGCGTGGTGCGGGTGGCCCACGACATCCTGCTGGTAGCCACCAAAGCCGCACGACCGGACGGATGA
- a CDS encoding NifU N-terminal domain-containing protein → MPIVPQYTPNPNALKFGVGVEVGGPRSYVAANAGDDPVAGELFGIEGVMSVFMTADFVTVTKAPDADWSGIEPAVVVILERHFPD, encoded by the coding sequence GTGCCGATCGTCCCCCAATACACCCCCAATCCCAACGCGCTGAAGTTCGGCGTCGGGGTGGAGGTGGGCGGTCCCCGCAGCTACGTAGCGGCCAACGCCGGAGACGACCCCGTGGCCGGCGAGCTGTTCGGGATCGAGGGGGTGATGAGCGTCTTCATGACCGCCGACTTCGTCACCGTCACCAAGGCACCGGACGCCGACTGGTCCGGCATCGAACCCGCGGTCGTGGTCATTCTCGAGAGGCACTTTCCGGACTAG
- a CDS encoding A24 family peptidase produces the protein MLYLVTGFLGLWVGRLLLPMIRAELDRAPVRSVMARRPSCDCPVRPADYVPLWWWAGSRGSCSRCNRSAGAFYRLVEPVTAAAWAGTVGLAGAQWALASFLWMVAVTVVMSFVDLRSYRLPNRVLVPGVVVGLLLLSGGALLDGRIGDLPEALAGGLGYSVALLIPALLTRGAIGMGDVKLALLLGLFTGYHGWETTVAALAGGFLLAGAVGVLLLALRRITRHDHLPFGPFMVAGAWFAIARALVGSPGIV, from the coding sequence ATGCTCTACCTGGTCACGGGATTTCTGGGCCTATGGGTGGGCCGACTCCTGCTGCCAATGATCCGAGCCGAGTTGGATCGGGCGCCGGTCCGGTCGGTCATGGCCCGCCGACCGAGCTGCGACTGTCCTGTGCGCCCGGCGGATTACGTGCCCCTCTGGTGGTGGGCGGGAAGCCGGGGCTCCTGTTCCCGATGCAACCGGTCCGCCGGGGCGTTCTACCGGCTGGTGGAGCCGGTGACCGCGGCTGCCTGGGCCGGTACGGTCGGTTTGGCAGGCGCGCAGTGGGCCCTCGCATCGTTTCTGTGGATGGTGGCGGTGACCGTGGTTATGAGCTTCGTCGACCTGCGGAGCTACCGCCTTCCCAACCGGGTGCTAGTACCCGGCGTCGTGGTGGGTCTGCTGCTGCTCTCCGGTGGCGCCCTTCTGGACGGTCGTATCGGCGACCTGCCGGAAGCGCTGGCCGGCGGCCTCGGTTACTCGGTCGCGCTGCTGATCCCGGCCCTGCTGACCCGGGGCGCTATCGGGATGGGCGATGTCAAGCTGGCCCTCCTGCTGGGACTGTTCACCGGCTACCACGGCTGGGAAACCACCGTCGCGGCCTTGGCCGGCGGGTTCCTGCTGGCCGGAGCGGTGGGTGTTCTGCTACTGGCCCTGCGTCGCATCACCCGCCACGATCACCTACCGTTCGGTCCCTTCATGGTCGCCGGTGCCTGGTTCGCCATCGCTCGGGCGCTGGTAGGAAGTCCGGGGATCGTCTGA
- a CDS encoding Rid family detoxifying hydrolase, with protein sequence MARKTLETPSAPPAIGPYTVAVEAAGLVFLSGQVALIPEGGREDGDVSAQTRQVMNNIGAMLGDIGLGYSDIVKTTIFMVDIGDYAAINAVYAEYFEGDAPARSAVEVSALPGGFLVEIEIVATRSGNQA encoded by the coding sequence ATGGCAAGAAAGACCCTCGAGACCCCCAGTGCCCCACCTGCCATAGGTCCGTACACGGTGGCGGTCGAGGCCGCCGGCCTGGTGTTCCTGTCGGGTCAAGTGGCACTCATACCGGAGGGTGGACGGGAAGACGGCGACGTCTCTGCGCAGACGCGTCAGGTGATGAACAACATCGGCGCCATGCTGGGCGACATCGGCCTGGGTTACTCCGACATCGTCAAGACCACCATCTTCATGGTTGACATCGGGGACTACGCCGCTATCAACGCGGTGTACGCGGAGTATTTCGAGGGTGATGCCCCGGCCCGGTCGGCGGTGGAGGTGTCGGCCCTGCCCGGCGGGTTCCTGGTCGAGATCGAGATCGTGGCCACCCGGAGCGGGAACCAGGCCTGA